A region from the Candidatus Poribacteria bacterium genome encodes:
- a CDS encoding type II toxin-antitoxin system VapC family toxin, which produces MTREWWNNYANRFELVISGLVLREISQGDSETAQKRRELVSTIRVLKVSEESLTLSRQLVETEALPPAAARDALHIALAACHQIQYLVSWNFKHIVNPTKQQLIAKVCQKASYQPVIICTPEELVEINHDMERPYR; this is translated from the coding sequence ATGACTCGTGAATGGTGGAATAACTATGCGAATCGGTTTGAACTTGTTATCTCAGGTTTAGTCCTGCGAGAAATTAGTCAAGGCGATTCAGAAACCGCCCAAAAGAGACGCGAACTGGTTAGCACAATCAGAGTATTGAAGGTATCTGAAGAATCTTTAACGCTTTCTCGTCAATTGGTAGAGACTGAAGCCTTACCACCTGCGGCGGCGCGCGATGCGCTTCACATTGCACTTGCGGCATGTCATCAGATACAGTACCTCGTCTCATGGAACTTTAAGCATATTGTCAATCCAACAAAACAGCAACTTATTGCCAAGGTTTGTCAAAAAGCCAGTTATCAACCTGTTATTATTTGTACACCAGAAGAATTAGTGGAGATAAATCATGATATGGAAAGACCCTATCGTTGA